From Carassius auratus strain Wakin chromosome 1, ASM336829v1, whole genome shotgun sequence, the proteins below share one genomic window:
- the LOC113052632 gene encoding CD209 antigen-like protein 2 gives MIKSYKNTVEEFNQTINSLQDKHTDLTQKNLELETKVKDLTAEKNQLQRDFDSLNKKGPVCFFMSTELKSWSDSRQYCRDRGADLVIINTEEKQRFISSLVSERVWIGLSDTENEGVMTWVDNSTLKQGFWLKGEPNNAYNEDCIELNYNRKKTGWSPLNSWNDHSCSAKKRGICEK, from the exons ATGATAAAGAGTTACAAGAACACAGTTGAAGAGTTCAATCAAACCATCAACAGCTTACAGGACAAACACACTGATCTAACACAGAAGAACCTGGAGCTGGAGACCAAAGTTAAAGATCTCACTGCTGAGAAAAACCAGTTACAGAGAGATTTTGACTCTTTGAATAAGAAGGgtccagtttgtttcttcatgtccACTGAGTTGAAGAGCTGGTCTGACAGCAGACAGTACTGCAGGGATCGTGGAGCTGATCTGGTCATTATCAACACTGAAGAGAAGCAG AGGTTCATATCTTCATTAGTCAGTGAGAGAGTGTGGATTGGTTTGTCTGACACAGAGAACGAGGGCGTCATGACATGGGTGGATAATTCAACACTGAAACAAGG GTTTTGGCTCAAAGGTGAGCCAAACAACGCTTACAATGAGGACTGTATTGAACTGAATTATAATAGAAAGAAGACGGGATGGTCACCACTGAACAGCTGGAATGATCATTCATGCTCTGCGAAGAAAAGGGGGATTTGTGAGAAATAG